The following are encoded together in the Panicum virgatum strain AP13 chromosome 6K, P.virgatum_v5, whole genome shotgun sequence genome:
- the LOC120712634 gene encoding probable carboxylesterase 12: protein MDPDAEVTFEFVPVIRQYRSGRVERLLPVNPVPPSVDAATGVASRDVTIDAATGLRARLYLPDPSARPGDGDGGRLPVVLYFHGGGLVAGSAADAPEHAFVNRLAARAGALAVSVEYRLAPEHPVPACYDDAWAALLWATAAGGAAAADPWVRDRGDAARVFAVGFSAGGNVAHSLAARAGSEPGLLPRGARVEGAALLHPFFLSSSPGEKAAEGEEKYAWVRGKLAEMWAFACGGRTAGSDDPRVNPLADGAPSLRRLGCGRVLVCLAEDALAAEGRAYYDALLASGWAAGDAELLDSRPADHEFHLREPESAEAVLLMDRLVALIAGDR, encoded by the coding sequence ATGGATCCCGACGCCGAGGTCACGTTCGAGTTCGTGCCAGTGATCCGGCAGTACAGGAGCGGCCGCGTGGAGCGCCTGCTCCCCGTGAACCCGGTCCCGCCCTCCGTggacgccgccaccggcgtCGCCTCCCGGGACGTCACCATCGACGCGGCCACGGGCCTGCGGGCGCGCCTCTACCTCCCGGACCCCTCCGCGcgccccggcgacggcgacggcgggcggctCCCCGTCGTGCTCTACTTCCACGGCGGTGGGCTCGTGGCCGGGTCCGCGGCCGACGCCCCCGAGCACGCCTTCGTGaaccgcctcgccgcgcgggcCGGCGCGCTCGCCGTGTCCGTCGAGTACCGCCTCGCGCCCGAGCACCCCGTCCCGGCGTGCTACGACGACGCCTGGGCCGCGCTCCtgtgggcgacggcggccgggggcgccgccgccgccgacccgtgGGTCCGCGACCGCGGCGACGCGGCGCGCGTGTTCGCGGTCGGGTTCAGCGCCGGCGGGAACGTCGCGCacagcctcgccgcccgcgccggctcGGAGCCGGGCCTCCTCCCGCGCGGCGCCCGGGTGGAGGGCGCCGCGCTGCTGCACCcgttcttcttgtcgtcgtcgccgggcgagaaggcggcggagggcgaggagaaGTACGCGTGGGTGCGCGGCAAGCTGGCGGAGATGTGGGCGTTCGCGTGCGGCGGGCGGACGGCGGGGTCCGACGACCCGCGCGTGAACCCGCTCGCCGATGGCGCGCCGAGCCTGCGGCGGCTCGGGTGCGGGCGGGTCCTCGTGTGCCTCGCGGAGGACGCGCTGGCGGCCGAGGGCAGGGCGTACTACGACGCGCTGCTGGCGAGCGGGTGGGCGGCGGGCGACGCCGAGCTGCTGGACTCGAGGCCGGCGGACCACGAGTTCCACCTCCGCGAGCCCGAGAGCGCCGAGGCCGTGCTCCTCATGGACCGCCTGGTCGCGCTCATCGCCGGCGACCGGTAG
- the LOC120712639 gene encoding 2-hydroxyisoflavanone dehydratase-like, which produces MAAFPVAPPPAAADDEIVYESMPCIRIYKNRVERYFGSEFVAASTDAATGVASGDVVISPNVSARLYLPRLGDGAAKLPVLVYYHGGGFCLGSAFNPTFHAYFNSFAALASVLVVSVEYRLAPEHPVPAAYADSWEALAWVVSHLAGGGGDPWVAGHADFGRLYLGGESAGSNIAHHMAMRVAAEGLPHGAQIRGLVMIHPYFLGTDKVPSDDLDPVARESLGSLWRVMCPATTGEDDPLINPFVDGAPPLASLACGRVLVCVGESDVLRDRGGAYYDRLRASGWQGEAAIWQAPNKGHTFHLLEPSCAEAVAQDKVISDFLNS; this is translated from the coding sequence aTGGCCGCCTTCCCCGTcgcgcctccgccggccgcggcggacgaCGAGATCGTCTACGAGTCCATGCCCTGCATCCGCATCTACAAGAACCGCGTGGAGCGCTACTTCGGCTCCGAGTTCGTCGCCGCCTCCAccgacgccgccaccggcgtCGCGTCCGGGGACGTGGTCATCTCCCCCAACGTCTCCGCGCGCCTCTACCTCCCGCGCCTCGGCGACGGGGCCGCCAAGCTCCCCGTCCTCGTCTACTaccacggcggcggcttctGCCTCGGCTCCGCCTTCAACCCCACCTTCCACGCCTACTTCAACAGCTTCGCGGCGCTCGCCAGCGTCCTCGTCGTCTCCGTCGAGTACCGCCTCGCCCCCGAGCACCCCGTCCCCGCCGCCTACGCCGACTCCTGGGAGGCCCTCGCCTGGGTCGTCtcccacctcgccggcggcggcggggacccgTGGGTCGCGGGCCACGCCGACTTCGGCCGCCTCTACCTCGGCGGCGAGAGCGCGGGCTCCAACATCGCGCACCACATGGCGATGCGCGTCGCCGCGGAGGGGCTGCCCCACGGCGCCCAGATCCGGGGCCTCGTCATGATCCACCCCTACTTCCTGGGCACCGACAAGGTGCCCTCCGACGACCTCGACCCCGTGGCGCGCGAGAGCCTGGGCTCCCTGTGGCGCGTCATGTGCCCGGCCACCACCGGCGAGGACGACCCGCTCATCAACCCCTTCGTCgacggcgcgccgccgctggcgtccCTGGCTTGCGGCCGCGTGCTCGTGTGCGTCGGCGAGAGCGACGTGCTCcgcgaccgcggcggcgcctaCTACGACCGGCTCAGGGCCAGCGGCTGGCAAGGCGAGGCGGCGATCTGGCAGGCGCCCAACAAGGgccacacgttccacctcctgGAGCCGAGCTGCGCCGAGGCCGTCGCGCAGGACAAGGTCATCAGCGACTTCCTCAACAGCTGA